Part of the Juglans regia cultivar Chandler chromosome 14, Walnut 2.0, whole genome shotgun sequence genome, TATATGACGGTTTTAGTATATTGAAGGCTGGAAGGAGACAAACAATAACTTTGTTCCAATAATCATTTGTCATTTAAATGTCTTTGGATGCCATTCCTAAGTACCTGCTTTATATTACCCTATAACTTGAGTATCCTAGACAGTTGACATACCTCAAAGGCCCAACTATGAAGATGCATTGCTATATCCAAATTAAAGGGGGGAGGGTGGAGCTTAGGAAGCCTTAGATTCAGTTATCTTGGTAAATAGGAAGACTCCTTTCAACTTCAAATCATTTAGGGGACTTCATGTTGCATCAATAGCTGCATTTGCTTAATGACTGGATTCATTAGCCTGTCTGCTTGATGCAGCTTTTATTTTGGAGCTTAAGAGAGCTCTTCCATTTTGTTTGTGATACTTTTCCAGTACTGCATCCCTGGAGTCCTTACAAGTCTTGGAGCTTCTTTGTTTCTGCTTAGGCACTGTCAATAGCAATGCGTCCTGCTTTCATACAATGAAATATGTAATGATCTCTCTTTTGCATCTTAAAGTCTTTTCCATACAGTAGACAACCAGGAAAGTCCCTGCTACACACCTAGGCATAACTATGGGTACCCCTTTCTTATTCTAACTTGATTAAACTGATAGTGCCAGAACCCTTTTGCTTGGCCATTCCACTTTTGGCTAATGTGGGATTACTTTTACAACACCATTATGAAACCTAACCAACGTGCCTAAAGCCTCATTGTTGATGGGTTTCATGCATTAACCTTGTAAGAGTAAGAGTGGTATGATTGAAGGCCATTATACTTTGTAAACCCCACGGGCATGATATTTGGGCATACACTGACGCCTTTAGGTTGCATACTGGACTGTTCTTCAGTTTTTTGTAATATTGACCATTTGCAAATGACGGTAATGGTTCTTTTCTCTTGACATTGATTTTAATCTTCACCAACTGTGACATCCTTCTGAATAAAGTTTTAAACTCGTTAAATTTGTATTAACAATGATATCTGATAAAACAGGTTAAAGGGCTTTCAAAAGAAGATCTAGCTGCACGTGATGATCTGGTTCTTGCACTGCCTGAGAGGATTCAAGCAATTTCTGATGGAATCACAACTGCAGCAAAGCGCACAGGAGGATGGACAGCTTCATCATCCCATAAGAATATCACGTTTGACTCGTCAGGTGACAAGTGCTTCTGTTATTCTTTCTGGTGgcacaaattttattgaatatgaGTATTTCAATTGATTGTTAATGCTTGCTTGTTTCACTACGAACCACAGATGGAAACTTTgacaatgatttttttcatcaaactGAAGATTCAAATCAATTTAGACAAGAATATGAAATGCGGAAAATGAAACAGGCATGTAAGATTTCTTACTGATTTCTTGATGTCTATCCTGTAGATGGAAGGCCACAGTTGATGATTTGATCCAGCTTCTGCTTTTTTGTCATTTACATCTCTGAACTctcatgttattatatatgtaaattgtacAGGACCAAGGTCTTGATATCATATCAGAAGGATTGGATACGCTAAAAAATTTGGCTCAAGATATGAATGAGGTTGTTACTGGgcttaagttgagtttaatgaTGCTGCTAGAAGAACGGAGATTAATCAGTTTTTGTCctgttttttttcctatatatgtTCAGGAATTGGACAGGCAAGTTCCATTAATTGACGAGATTGACACAAAGGTGAGAAATTTATCGCTTCAGTCTGAACTTTGTCTTTCCAATCAGATCATGCAAACAAAGTTAAAAATGTTTCATAGGTGAAAGTACTTAGTGGTCTTTTGGTGGTTTTACAGGCTGACAGGGTGACATCTGAAATAAGAAATACTAATGTTAGGCTCAAGAAATCTCTGACCCAGGTAATGTTTCTGAAAATTCACCATGATAAAATGCACTCTTTTATCTGGTGAGATGGCGTGGTTGTGTTAACGTCACTTGGTTTTGTTCCAGTTGAGGTCCAGTCGAAACTTCTTAATTGACATTGTTCTGCTGTTCATAATACTTGGTATCGCTTCCTACTTATACAAGTAattcccatctctctctctctctctctctgtccccCTCCTCCTCCCCCCTGTCTCACCGATTAATAGATTACTGTGAGATGATTGTGTATGATTATGCTATTGGCTTCTTGATAATTTCTATGTCCTGGGTGGAAATCCTATCCTGATAAGTtaaacatgcatatttatatAGAATGTATATTTGCTAATTATAACGGGAAGACTGTACCAAGGCCATCTCAGCACCATGATAAATCCATGCGGGTGCAGGGTAGGGGGTCGTTCTTTCATTTGTTTGTTTATCCAAATACAAGGAAACAAGGATAAAGTAGTAGTTGGCTGCTTTAGGTGATGATGTTGTGGCCAATGAATGACAGCTGGGTTAGCTCTGAAACTGCAATGATGTAGCTATCAAACGTAGGTTTATAGCCGAGAAAACTAGCATACATGAGGATTTCTAAGTTAAGAACTAACATTTAAATGCCAGCGAAGAAAGTTCACTTAGTAACAGTTGCATTTGAAAAATGTAGTGACATACAAGGCTTTTTTATCTTCTGAAACGGCCAACAGAAAACAACAATTTCGTAGTTTTATTCAGCGAAGGATTACAAACGTTTAGAAGGCCCTGAACTGTTCTTGGCAtccctgctctctctctctctctctctctctctcttgctatCTCCCACCCTCTTCCATCCAAAAGCTAATGTTTTTGGTCTCccatgtatttttttctcttacattTAAATAATACAGCCTACTTGGGTCCTTTTTTGAGGTCAACATTTTATGGAGTAAGAATTGGCCCTATATACACTATGCATGCGTTTGTGTGAGCATGCGCAcgaataaaaaaacattttctcatTATTTAAGGTTATAACACTCTAAAAACAAACTGTCCGTTCACTTCCGGTCACCGGCCGCATCAGTAACCTTTGTCATTGTATTACATTTTAATTGGTGCCCTCATGGTATCTGTTATGACTTTTCCACATATGAAGTAACTGTTTTCTTCCTGCCATTTGTGGGCATATGCATGTTAATTGGAATAGTTGAAACACTAGCCTTTGATTATCCTCATTCATTGATTTCTTTGTAAATTACCTACTGACCAGTAATCTGGCTTGTCTGGTAAATTTGTAAATTCTATATCCTGTGCCGTTGTTGGAAAACTTGATGAAGGAAGCCCCTATTTGTCACTACAGTTAAGGAACGAGAATTTAACATCATATCATAATTTCTGTAGCTAGAAGTTTTTAGTCAGGACATACTAGAATTAAGCCCTATCATTACTAGAATTTAGGATAGCTGCATTCTAAACTATAAGCTATTCTGTGCTTTTTGGGATACAATACTTATCGAATATACTTTCAGCACATACCTCATGACATAGGTTGAATGCGGCCTTTTTTGTTGCCTTGGATTTTATCTTTATGCTTTAGAatgttaaaatcatttaaagCTTCTCATATTACCTTTGGCAAACTGAACAATCAGTTaaactattaattatatatctgcTGATCCGTATTCATTGACAGTGTTATCTAACctgataaaattttaatcaaatttatttttgtttgtttcagtATTTTGGGCTGAACTCATTTCAAAGCTTCTTCTGCAGCTTATCAGATCATAAAGCTGTCTGGTACTGCATCTTTCATTATTTGAGGGCTTTCGGGTgacgaaaaaaagaaaaaaaagtaaaaataagagaGCCTTTGGTGAATCTTTTGAAGATCATCCGCTGTTCCTTTCTTTAATTTGTACTGCCTTTAAAGACTGATGTAGATTCCGCTTACTAAGGATgactatttattaatttttagctCGCCAGAGTTTCAAGTGTATAGATAATGCCTATTTTTCAAGTTATTGTTCCTTTTCTGCATCTGCTGAAGACATATCTTTTAGTTAGGTCCCAGTAACGGTATTGAGCATAATTTTCCTTCTATCTTGATTTTGGTACCAATGAGCTAGGGTCTCTATGTCTATTCCAATGGGGTCCCTATATATAATGCTATGCATTAATCATTGTGATATTAATGTTGAAAGTGAAATTTACATGTTGATTGTCTGGAAAAAGGATCTGCCTTCACAAAGTTTACTtgtacatacaaaaaaaaaaaaaagtcttcctTCTCTATGTACAGTAGGCCGAGTGATTAAAGGATTAGTAACTGAATTTATGATAAAACAACTAATTCTATACATAAAGATTATTTCATGACTAACAGGTTTCTTGGATTtatatttagtttttatgcTAGCCATAagattgttttttgttttttgatagattTTATGTCTAGCCATGAAATTATTAATAGTATCCCTGCTGCATTGTAGGTAACTCACAAATCTACAGATACTTAACCTAGAGTCCATGCAGAATATAGCTCAGAATTAAATACAAAGTATGCATTCTTAATTTCTAGTTATGTTGCTTCATTGGTCCTTGCCCCTGGAGACTAATTTGCCTCGCACGCTTTATCTACATCTTATTCTTTTACAACGTGTGACCTTTGTGCTCCTGTCTCCCTGCCTCTTCAGTTGATTGGGAACCTTTTGCCCTTTGGGAAGTGTTGTTTCCTAATTATTACTTACCCATGAAAGGTGATTCAATATGGCCCTGAAAAGTGATGATAGATTCTGAGGGCTCAGGGTTGAAGATGCCATATTGATACTGGTTTTGGCTGTAGAAGTTAATATCATAGTTGGCCAGTGTTTTGCCAGGTTGAGGattcttcttttcattcttgCCCTTTAGCTTTTCGTTGGATCTAAAATACTCATACTCATTTTCCTCGCTAGATTTCCTTTTCCGGTGGTTGATATAGCTGTCCATAGAAGAAACTGTTGTTGTTGAATTCACCTTATTGGTTCCACTTCCATGGACGGGGATAAAATCATTGCTTTTGCTGTGCCCTTCAGAGCTTACACTTGAAATGGTCTGAATGGTTGGCAGAATCCAAGCCAACACTCCGCAGTCTTTGTTTAGGTAATCCGTGATCATATCCGCATCATATTTTGTGGGTGTTGGCTGCACCTGCTCAATCTTTGGTAAGCACTCCTGCAGTTCCAAGCTACAACTGTCTTGATCCTCACCTGCGTCCTTTGACATGTTGCCTTTGTGTCTAACCCGGCATAGTACCCAGTCATCCAACTGTGACAACAGGCAATATTTCCATACATTTATTCAGTTTACTTGCCCAAAATTGCTATAGAGATCGAAAACACAGATGAAAAACAAGGAAAAGAAGCCAATGGAAAACAGCTTCTATGAAGCCATGTTAAAGCTTGGATCTAGGTCAATTTCTTAAAGATGTTTAGTTCCTCTAGCAATTGTGTACCACCTGAACGTATATCAGCTATTTTACAACTGTATGTCTCATGCGTATCTGCATAGGATTGAATGTCACAAGTCTTCCAGAAACATTTTCTTGCCCACAAATACTgcaattttcttcaatttgcagACTATGGTCACTTTGTAATCTCTGTGATTCAGGGAACTGAGAAGTTGGGCAAATGTCAAACcctttaattttcttatcattAACCATTATTTTGGCATTTCATCTTTGGTGCCTTATTTAAATGGCTTGCTGCTTGCTGCTTGCTTGGGTATCAAGATCTAGAATTATATTTAGCCAATGGTTTAGGAATGTGGGTTGCAGCAAAGCAAACAAGGCAGCGATGGGGCTCTATAGTAATGTTGATCTCTTTGATTGTCAAGGAGGTATTTTTATGCACTTCAGCTTCCATCATCTTGGGGTTGCTTGTGTTATCCTCTAAACACaaaccagaaaagaaaaaatttatttcaccACTGTTGCTTCTGGGATTCAAATTACAACACAAAAACCCATGCAACTCAAAACTTGggtgaaagaaaattaagaaaaaaaacatatgtaGGGGAGAAGAACATTGGTAATCACTGCTACATGATCGGTGAAACCCACTTACTCGCATTGACCCTTTCGACCTTGAAGGTTTACTCAGGTGGGGCAGTCTATATTCAGTCATGATCCAGTCTGTCTTAACTCTTTTTGAAGGACCAGTATAAAAGGCTAGAGCCTTCTTTACTCCTATGCGCCTTGATCCACAAGAGGTTAGAATCGGCTTGTCACTTCCGGTGGCCTTCCAGTAACCCGAAGCTGCAACTCTGTTCGGCCTCTCTCCGTTCGGGTACTTCCGATCCCTTGGAGTAAAGAAGTACCACTCATCTTCTCCGAGCAACGCTTTGCCTGTACATAGTATgcgagaaataaaagaaaacagatGTGTTTAATAGTGTGAAATCTATGAGAATGACTaatggatataaaaaaaatgagtagaaAGTGCAGGACAAACAGGGTAGCTCCCATGGATTATACTTATAGAGATCAACTTCAGCTATTACAAAGGCTGGAATTGGACATGAATTCACTTTGTTTTGCAAGTAATGAACAATGAGCTCTTCGTCGGAGGGATGGAACCTGAAACCAGGAGGAAGTTGGAAATCTGAAAAGGGTTTCTCCCCCATTGTAATCACAAGAATCACCGATAATATCGATTAACAAAAGATGTAGACGGACGTACACAAGGCTACATGAGTGAGGAGTGAAGAGCCTATTTATAATGAGTGCAATTTCATGCAGATGGGGACATGTAAGAACAGAAACAGGAAAGAACCAAATCAAACTTACGTAGAGGATTAAAGAAAAGGCACTCGTAAAGCAACCTTCTTGGCCTGCTTGTTGGCATTCACATTCCACCCCCGAGTGTCTTGggcactatatttttttatttatttattatatcttcAATTCGATCCTAAAAAACTGCACCCAGAAATTAATTTACAGAGTAAGACAAATCGTTCGTATGGCATATAGATGATATCACTTTCAGAAGTCATGCATGAGTATGTCAATAGGGCATAATTCGaaagaaaataacaagaaaagCCAGCAAACTAATAAGGTTTCAGAATTCTAAAAAGCAAATCGATCGGAAAGCTGAGCCAGTGATTGGAACCTCCATCAACCTTGTTTGAACTTAGTACATCGAATTTGTTACAtgcttatataaataattaattactttatCTTGTtcccaatttatttatttatttatgtaattttctctTGGCGGGATTGTAAGTAGTATATATTCAtcttgttgtttctttttgAACTGATATTCTTTAacaatttaattattcaatttgaACTATATTAAccatgaatatattattttcctcTGGAAAATCAAGAActattgtaatatttatttttagtctttttgttttaatctCTGAAGTTTTAAACAATTTCCCTAATTTGGTAGAAACTCTCCAATTTTGACTTCTACTAGGGAACATCATGTTCTGCATGAGGCTGGAGTACGAATAAAAACATTACATGCTATATGTaatcgtggagtgcgcaagtgCTTTGCtgttgctttgaaaaagagtgagagtccattattaaaaaattattattttttcatgtacgtcctgtatttattcatttttttaaataattgcaCGACATTTGCGTACtaacgactgcaactatcatttctctatatggGGGATCAAAGACAGTTAGAATTACAAAAATTTCAACGTAAGATCAGCATATTATAAAGATGTTATTATcgtctatatttatattaatccAACCATGCTCACGTTGTTTTGTCCGTTTCCAAGGTCCGTACGTTGAGAACATTATTTCGTTTCCTTGGTTTGAACTCTCACCCCTAATtcactattctattaatattgcATGACCTTCGTTAACAAGCTGGCGATCGAACAAAGTACATGAAATAATGCATTTATGCGAATCTCTCCCCCTGATCTCGTTCACATAACTTAATATATCAAACTTGGCAATCTTTATTTAGTtcttaaaatcattattaaaaaataaaaaataaaaaataaaaaaaagcaaaaattttctttctgaGATCCTAATTGTGATATCGAGTATTAATTACAGCCTCTCGTTGGGACATTCTATCATAGGTTAATTACTAGTATTTCTGCTTGGATTTGACATATTTAATTGTAATAACCTAAAAAAACTCAAGCCACATGGATATTTGGAGTAATATCCCCCAAAAAATTAGTAAGTAATTGATTGGTTTGTCCTTTTTAATTAGCATCAATCCGATAAAACCCATGTTTCCATTTGTTTGTACTGAGATGATGTGGCACTATTGGCTTTAGTTTTGAACTTTACCTGTTCCACAGCTTAAATATGCAccaaattaatgataattgaCCTTGTTATAATCGATTTATTCTGTCATCTTATGTGGAAGGTGGAGATCATAGCGAATCCTAGGTAGGTTTGTCTTTAAATGCGTAAATTAATCAAGAAGCTTatatcttttgtattttttaatgaatgtgTGGGACATGGTAGGTACAAAACCATGGATATTTACACAGTACTTCATGCtcgatatatatttatatatataaatatatatatatattaatttgattaatttgttCTCTTTCATTAATTGGTTATCATGCCTTTgtctccatatatataaatatatatatatatatacatgtatatatgtatgtatacatgtaAGGTTAATATTGCATGCTCATGCTGTCGATCTCTCTATTTAGCATCTTTGTACGTAAGAGGTTTTTGAGACTCTAATACGTTCTAGTAATACCATGTCACAAAAGTTTTTTTCATCGCTCTACTAGGGTTTGGTGTCGTCGTTGATGCGCTTACGTTCGGCAGCCTCTGCATGGCGGCCGTTGATGCCTTGCCAGACTTGACATGCCATTAGTGGTCGTTCTTTTAACTGGTCTTTGCGGTTCCACAACTGCTTCCTGAGATGGACACTGCTTTTCGTCCGCTGAAGCTTATCAATGGGGAGCTCTGCTTCCTTTTCTTTATGGAAGAGTTGGATCCCACTGCCCAACCTTTTAGATTCTCATTAGTCTTGAAATTCTTGCAATAGAGGCCTTCTCTAGATGCCATTCATGGCTTCATTCGAAGTTCGTGGGGATTGGCTAGTGCTCCTGTGGTCATGTCATCGATGCAAAAGCCAATAAACGTGTTTGTCCGAATGTCCAATGAAGCAAACTTCCTTAAAGCTTTCTCCAGAGTGTCATGCAACGTTAATGGTGTTCCCTACCAACAGTTCGCATGGACGCTGGATTTTGATGAAGAAAGTGAACCACTGGTATGTGTTTTTTTTGCCTAGTCTTCctcctaatttttatcataCGTCAATGTTGAAAACATTTATGGCACTGATTGGAAGATTTATCCGACGTGATAATCCAACTCTTTGTGCAACAAGAACGGACGGGACAAGAGTTTGTCCTTGAGATAGATGCATCAAAACAGCCCATCTCTTATTTTTGGATCGGTATACCTGGAATGCCAAGGAGTAGAAGACAAGAGATTATTTATGAGACACCGCCAACTTATTGTCGGACATGTAGAACACAGGGACATAATGAAAGGACCTACATAATGGGTAGAGATACCAAGAAGAATCAATTCAAGGGAGGGTGGGTATGGGTAATAAAGTCTAAGAAGCCAGCAGTGGAAGTTGAGGTTGAAGGGGGCACTCTGATTGTGGAGCATGGTGAGCAACCGATGTTGGGTCTTGAGGGTCAAGGTGTTTTTTAGGTAGACGGTGGCGTTATGGGAGAGGAGGAGGTCATTGAACCTGATAAGGTGGTAGGCACGAGTGGCTTGGAGGCTTTGAAGGAAGGTATTGATGTCCCTGTGCAACCTGCTATGCCGGCGTTGGAGGATGTCCCTGTGCAACCTATTATATTGGTTCCATACAACGTGCTTAATATGGAACCTTTGATGTCCAAAACAGatggtggtggtgaaggttCATCAGCTTGTGTTGCAGGGTGTGATATAGAAGCAACACCGTGTGTCACTATGGAAGAAACTCAGCCTGACAATAATGTTGATAGGGACATGATGTAGGTTGATATGCAAAAGGATTATTGCATGGATTCAGAAGCCTCAAAAGACTTTGCTGGTAAGTTAAAGACGAGAAGCTCTGCTAGGTTGGTAATACGCCCCTCCAAACTTAATTTATGATTAgtcctattatttttttggaatataaGGGGAATTGGTACATCCCAGTTGCGCttgaaaaatcatattaatacttataaaCCTAATATCATTGCTCTTGATGAACCTTTTTTacttgagaatagaatttttagttttttgagCAGGTTTAATTGCGATTCTTATTTTACTAATGAAGTGCATGAAGATAAAATTTGGCTGCTGTGAGACTCGGTAGTTTCAGTGCAATGGTTGGCAGGTTCTAGTTAGTTTGTGATAGCGAAGGTTGAGGAGCATGGTCCTTCATCCTTACTATAGTGTATGCCAAGTGTAGTTGAATTGAGAGGAAAGTTCTTTGAGAGGATTTGAAGGCCATTGGTAGTGCTAATTTTCTGTGGCTTCTTtgtggtgattttaacattattaaagATGATTCGGAAAGAAGAGGTGGGCACCGTTAGCAGTTTTCTATGATGGAGGAGTTTACAAAACTTTGGTTTGTTGGGTATGTGCTTTAATGGCCCAAGGATGACTTGGTGCAATGGCCAAGGTGGGTTGGCTCGGAGTTGGGCTAGGTTAGACATATGCTTTATTGACTCTAATTTTCTTGATGGTTTTCTGAATGTCTATTATCATGTCTTGGCTCGGTCCATTTCGGATCATTCTCTTATGGTGATTCAAATGGGAGATAACTCTTTTAAATATGACCCTAGTCCCTTTCGCTTTCAGTATATGTGGACTGATCATACAGATTTTCTTAGCTTTGTGGAGGGGGTTTGGAAACATGAAGGGattggttttgggcttaatAAATTATCCTCTAAATTGAAAAGGGTTAAGGTAGCCTCAAGAGATTGGAATCAACATGTGTTTGATAgaactaatattattataaaatatcttgaacaCCGCATTTAGAGTTTAGATAATAGTCTCCAAGTTTGCTTTATTACTGAGGTCGACTATGATCTCATGGTGTCTAAATTGGAGTTATCTACTTGGGAGAATACAGAGGAGATGAGACTTTCACATATGGCTAAGAAAAGTTGGCTGAAAGATGAGgaccaaaattttaaatttttcatgttattCTGAATTCTAAGAAGCATAAAAGGGTCAATGACATGTGTCTTGCTGATGGAACTATGTTACATTCTCTGCTTAAAATTCATCAAGCTTATGTTGAGTACTTTCAACAATTTTTGGGTCAAAGTCGTAGACAAGATCTACCATATTTGAGTGACTTAGTTTCTCCTGTGATCACTAAACATGAGAACCTTTCTCTTTGTAAAGATCCTTCGATGGATGAACTAAAAGATGCTCTCTTCAGTATCCCAATTAACATCAGTCCaggccctgatggttttggttctgGCTTCTTTAGAGTGTGTTGGGTTTTTCTTAAGGTTGATTTATTGGAAgtcatttctgatttttttcatACGAAGTCGTTTCCCAGGTTCTATACGGCTTATTACATTGTTTTGATTCCTAAGGTGGAAAAGCCTattggttttgataaatttaggctaTTATTTTTTGCTCGGTTATTTATAAAATCTGCTCTAAGATTATTGTGGCCCGCTTGAcaaatttactttaaaaaaaaatgatcttttAGGAGCAAGAGGCGTTTATCTCTGGtcgtagtatttttgaaaatattagtttaactCAGGAGATGATTCATTCTCTCAACAAAAAATCTAATGGGGGTAATGTGTTGATTAAACCCTATATGTCCAAGGCGTATGACAGGGTTGATTGGTGTTTCTTACTTCATGTCTTGGatgcttttgggttttctcctCAAGTCTGTGATCTAATTAAGGCGTGTATTTCCTTGTCTTGGTATTCCATTATGATGAATGACACTCCTATGGTTTTCGCCTTACTTGTTTTTCATTATGCAAGAGGTTCTTTCTCGTTTGCTCAATCATTACTTTGACCAAGACAAATTTGGTCAGTTCTCTCAAGTTTGAAGTACTCCACTTGTTATCCATCtcatgtatgctgatgatattgttatctTTGCTAGTAGTGGCAAAAGATCTATGCGAGGTTTGAATCAGGCTTTCAAGATTTATGAGGACTGGTCGGGTCAAGTCATTAGTAAAGATAAaagttctatttatttttctaaacttattCCGTCTTCCAGAAAGAATTCACTCCTTCACATTACTGGCTTTTATGAAtggtcttttcctttcaaatatttgggtGTTCCTATTGTAACTGGTAGATTGAAAGCATTTAGGAGAGTTACTTGTA contains:
- the LOC108990055 gene encoding syntaxin-71-like isoform X1 translates to MSVIDILFRVDEICKKYEKYDIEKQRELNAYGDDAFARLYAFVESEIKTALQKSEMASTENNRASAAALNAEVRRTKARLMDEVPKLRKLALKKVKGLSKEDLAARDDLVLALPERIQAISDGITTAAKRTGGWTASSSHKNITFDSSDGNFDNDFFHQTEDSNQFRQEYEMRKMKQDQGLDIISEGLDTLKNLAQDMNEVVTGLKLSLMMLLEERRLISFCPVFFPIYVQELDRQVPLIDEIDTKADRVTSEIRNTNVRLKKSLTQLRSSRNFLIDIVLLFIILGIASYLYNILG
- the LOC108990055 gene encoding syntaxin-71-like isoform X2 yields the protein MSVIDILFRVDEICKKYEKYDIEKQRELNAYGDDAFARLYAFVESEIKTALQKSEMASTENNRASAAALNAEVRRTKARLMDEVPKLRKLALKKVKGLSKEDLAARDDLVLALPERIQAISDGITTAAKRTGGWTASSSHKNITFDSSDGNFDNDFFHQTEDSNQFRQEYEMRKMKQDQGLDIISEGLDTLKNLAQDMNEELDRQVPLIDEIDTKADRVTSEIRNTNVRLKKSLTQLRSSRNFLIDIVLLFIILGIASYLYNILG
- the LOC108990060 gene encoding NAC domain-containing protein 2-like codes for the protein MGEKPFSDFQLPPGFRFHPSDEELIVHYLQNKVNSCPIPAFVIAEVDLYKYNPWELPCKALLGEDEWYFFTPRDRKYPNGERPNRVAASGYWKATGSDKPILTSCGSRRIGVKKALAFYTGPSKRVKTDWIMTEYRLPHLSKPSRSKGSMRLDDWVLCRVRHKGNMSKDAGEDQDSCSLELQECLPKIEQVQPTPTKYDADMITDYLNKDCGVLAWILPTIQTISSVSSEGHSKSNDFIPVHGSGTNKVNSTTTVSSMDSYINHRKRKSSEENEYEYFRSNEKLKGKNEKKNPQPGKTLANYDINFYSQNQYQYGIFNPEPSESIITFQGHIESPFMGK